The following is a genomic window from Amycolatopsis australiensis.
ACCCGCGGCTGCTGCCCATCGCCCAGGACTGGTACGCCCGCCTCGGCCGGGCGGCCGAGTGGCCGTCCACTTTGGATGAATGGCTCGCCGTCTGCCACGCTGCCGGTCAGCGGCGGCCCACGCCGATCCTGCTGCGCTACGAGACCGGCGGCTGGAACGCCCTGCACCGCGACCTCTACGGCGACAAGGTCTTCCCCCTGCAGGTCGTCATCAACCTCAACGAACCCGGCGCCGACCACACCGGCGGCGAATTCCTGCTGGTCGAGCAGCGCCCCCGTGCGCAGTCCCGCGGCACCGCGACGCTCATCCCCCAAGGCCACGGCCTCGTCTTCACCACCCGCGACCGGCCCGTCCGCTCCGCCCGCGGCTGGTCGGCGGCCCCGGTCCGCCACGGCGTCTCGGCCGTGCGCTCAGGCCGGCGGCACACCCTGGGTCTGGTCTTCCACGACGCGGCATGACCACCGAAGAACTGGCCGCGATCCTGCGCCTCATCGGCCCGGCCCGGCACGCGGTCATCGGCACCGCGACAGACCCGGCGTCCCTGGCCGACGGCGAGCGCATCGCCGAGGCGTGGGACGGCCTCGTCCTCGCGAGGGTCACCTGGCCCGAGACCGCCGCGTCGTGGCTGCGGCAGGCCCGGCGGTTCACGGCACCCGACCCGGACGTCTGGGTGGTCAGCGCCACCCCGGCGGGCTGGGCCGGCATGGCACGGCGCCTGCAGATGTCGACGTCCTGGAGTCCCCATAGGACAGTCGTGACCTCCGCGCTGGCCGGATCCCCCCTGCCCGGCTTGCGCGGCGCGCGAGCGGACGGCACGACCTGGGAGAACTGATGAAACACACCGTGACCGATTCCCCGATCGGCCCGCTGACCCTCGTCGGCACCGCCGACGTCGTGACCGGCGTTTACTTCCCCGGCCACTGGACACGTCCGGACCGGGCGGCGTTCGGCACGCGGGACGATTCGGCCTTCCCCGAGGCCGTTCTGCAGCTGAAGGAGTACTTCGCCGGGCAGCGCAGAGACTTCGCCGTGCCGACACGCGCCGAGGGCCCGGACTTCGACCGCGCCGTCTGGGCCGAGATCGCGAAGATCCCGTACGGCTCGACCGCCACATACGGCGATCTCGCCCGGGCGATCGGCGGCCTTCCGCACGAGGTCGGCGCGGCAGTAGGAAGAAACCCGCTGAGCATCCTCGTGGCATGTCACCGGGTCGTCGGCAAAGACGGAAAACTCACCGGGTACGCGGGCGGGCTGCAGCGCAAGCAGTTCCTCCTCGAACTCGAGCGGCCCCCCGCTGCCGACCACGGCCGGCTCTGGTGATCACACGTGACTCAGCAGCATCGTCGCGCCGAGGGCGGTCATCGTCACGGCGATGAGGACGTCGAGCACGCGCCAAGCCGCCGGCCGCGCGAAGACACCGGCAAGACGCCGTGCGCCGAAGCCGAGAGCGCTGAACCAGACCGCGCTGGCGATCCCGGCACCGAGGCCGAACAGCCAGCGCCCGTCGCCGTGGGCGACCGCCACCGAGCCCAGCAGCAAAACTGTGTCGAGGTAGACGTGCGGGTTCAGCCACGTGAAGGCGATGCAGGCCAGCACGGCCTTGCGCAACGGCGTCCGTTCCTCCCCGACAGTCATGACCGACGGCCGGAACGCCCGCCGCGCGGCGAGCACGCCGTAGCCGAGCAGGAACAGCCCGCCGCCGACGGCGATCACCCCGATCGCCGTCGGCCACTGCTGCAGCACCGCCCCGATCCCGCTCACCCCCAGCCCGATCAACACGAGATCCGACACCGCGCAGATGACCACCAGCGGTGCCACGGCGCCCCCGCGCAGCCCCTGCTGCAGCAGGAAGGCGTTCTGGGAGCCGATGGCGACGATGAGGGACAGGCCGGT
Proteins encoded in this region:
- a CDS encoding 2OG-Fe(II) oxygenase produces the protein MDTFEKRVAAADWAAVAREVDDYGCALLPRLLTPAECARLVALWDQPSLFRASVNLRRHRFGDHGDYQYFASPFPEPVERLRQTLYPRLLPIAQDWYARLGRAAEWPSTLDEWLAVCHAAGQRRPTPILLRYETGGWNALHRDLYGDKVFPLQVVINLNEPGADHTGGEFLLVEQRPRAQSRGTATLIPQGHGLVFTTRDRPVRSARGWSAAPVRHGVSAVRSGRRHTLGLVFHDAA
- a CDS encoding methylated-DNA--[protein]-cysteine S-methyltransferase — protein: MKHTVTDSPIGPLTLVGTADVVTGVYFPGHWTRPDRAAFGTRDDSAFPEAVLQLKEYFAGQRRDFAVPTRAEGPDFDRAVWAEIAKIPYGSTATYGDLARAIGGLPHEVGAAVGRNPLSILVACHRVVGKDGKLTGYAGGLQRKQFLLELERPPAADHGRLW
- a CDS encoding LysE/ArgO family amino acid transporter, producing MLALLVAGFGTGLSLIVAIGSQNAFLLQQGLRGGAVAPLVVICAVSDLVLIGLGVSGIGAVLQQWPTAIGVIAVGGGLFLLGYGVLAARRAFRPSVMTVGEERTPLRKAVLACIAFTWLNPHVYLDTVLLLGSVAVAHGDGRWLFGLGAGIASAVWFSALGFGARRLAGVFARPAAWRVLDVLIAVTMTALGATMLLSHV